A genomic window from Punica granatum isolate Tunisia-2019 chromosome 2, ASM765513v2, whole genome shotgun sequence includes:
- the LOC116195511 gene encoding anaphase-promoting complex subunit 1 isoform X1 — protein sequence MPPGVRELTVLGEFRPFALIAEALDGKPLDDPADKYDYFLFDPQTVREDPDSGPDASTSGQCDHELFIRGNKIIWSTGSRVHKRFTLSSTVIMACWGRFSQKSEALLCVLQIESLAIYSISGQVVEIPLPRTITSIWPLPCGLLLQQAAEGDFSTSVPSTSSSLSFGASEISRLRKETGQSPQNHYFLSGFDNMVKGNTALSSSHVILKNPMEEPQPQLIYIEERGKVNIMKDFDERTIWTSDQVPLMASYNKGKMQHSLWVAEIHSSNLEEKASSSSDIIPACVLPKKFLFRRIWQGKVAHTAASKVFLATDDDTAPIICFLLQGQKKLLSVRLQTIEINNEILFDVKPDMSWSIPAVSAAPVTVTRPGVKLGLLPHTDIVVLAPENAILLYSGKQCLCRYLLPSSLGESQLPHNLKLSENVAFGSDVKIIGLADSIEGRINVIVNNGKIFRCALRRSPSSSLVNDCITAMAEGLCSSSYNHFLVLLWGDSDSSYLSKFDSSVDSEWDSFCSIMMRMCGRFKGSLAEHSASASSSSWEFLINSQFHRNYCKTNSFASIFSSGSLDIQELGHQQSSMEAKLSGESSFYSELLTKSLESLHAVYECLKLNNLRKWDLELLSGLLCSIANSLGERSYIDHYVRDFPALVEKVGTGPDSLSWKTPPSLFRWLEISLQRGYNSADISDLPSLVCNDESSVVSWARKIVSFYSLLSGAEHVGKKLSSGVSCNIAAGSYSTGEEHTVLAMVGENFGLQQLDNLPSGISLPLRHALDKCRESPPTDWPAAAYFLLGREDLAFSCLAHNGELETWNNANLLSMSTPYMLHLHPVTIPSTVSDPIGPDSATFEDADSIDGSMTDGMEHIFTATTQLRYGRDLRLNEVRRLLCSARPVAIQTSVNPNASDQDLQQAQLWQLAQRTTALPFGRGAFTLATIFTLLTEAFTVPKLVLAGRLPAQQNATVNLDPNIRNILELKSWPEFHNAVAAGLRLAPLQGKMSRTWIIYNKPKEPNAIHAGLLLALGLHGYLRVLLITDIYKYLDQQHESTTVGLMLGLAASYRGSMHPAMSKVFYLHIPARLPSTFPELELPTLLQSAALLSLGLLYEGSSHLEIMQMLSGEIGRGSAGDNVHEREAYAVSSGFSLGLVALGRGLEMLGSLDSLLDRLFYYIGGKEAHNERSYSSALSNDEHNRGVGQMMDVAAVNVHVTAPGAIVALALMYLKTESETISSRLSIPHTSYDLQHVRPDFMMLRVIARNLIMWSRVYPSKEWVQSQIPEIVKNGVKSLGDDNEDLEETDIDTAVKAYVNVVTGACISIGLRFAGTRDGQAEELLYEHAVYFLNEIKTVCSTSGSTFPKGISHYIDRGTLEICLHLTVLSLSVVMAGSGHLRTLRLLRFLRGRHSADGPPNYGTQMTISLAIGFLFLGGGMRTFSTSNSAIAALLIALYPRLPTGPNDNRCHLQAFRHLYVLAAEARWIQTVDVDTGLPVFAPLEVTVKETEHYSETSYCEVTPCILPERATLKSIRVCGPRYWPQVINLVPEESPWWSPGSRHGPFNSGILYIKRKVGACSYIDDPIGCQSLLSRAMHKVFGLKNSRAYNANRGDGYVSLDQLVSTFSSDPSLIAFSQLCCDPSWNSRSDDDFHEFCLQVLFECMSKDRPALLQVYISLYTAIGSIGDFIIGEAPVSAETLSVSSLKLALTYSEALLSGSLATPKGSIVQSVFVGSLRKRLEDLFLCSTSLRDDLAAYLKSGRWPSTERRAVILSLYLQWFGVPTPSVIGKVAERIKPVRKISRSSVALLRLLLPTTHVTAIKEIDELLCSF from the exons ATGCCGCCGGGAGTCCGGGAGCTCACGGTGCTGGGCGAGTTCCGGCCGTTCGCCTTGATTGCCGAAGCTCTCGATGGCAAGCCTCTCGACGACCCTGCCGACAAGTACGATTACTTCCTCTTCGATCCCCAGACCGTCCGGGAGGATCCCGACTCCGGCCCTGATGCCTCCACGAGCGGCCAGTGTGACCATGAGCTCTTCATTAGGGGGAACAA GATTATATGGAGTACTGGTTCACGAGTGCATAAAAGATTCACCCTATCATCTACTGTCATCATG GCATGTTGGGGTCGATTCAGTCAAAAATCAGAAGCCCTTCTTTGCGTCTTGCAAATTGAATCCTTGGCAATCTACAGTATTTCAG GTCAAGTTGTGGAGATCCCGCTGCCTCGTACCATCACATCAATTTGGCCTCTTCCATGCGGTTTGCTTCTACAACAAGCAGCTGAAGGAGATTTCTCAACAAGTGTTCCTAGCACATCTTCCAGTCTTTCATTTGGTGCTTCTGAAATATCCCGCCTTAGAAAAGAAACGGGACAAAGTCctcaaaatcattattttctgaGTGGGTTTGATAATATGGTGAAGGGAAATACAGCCCTGTCGTCATCTCATGTAATTCTAAAGAATCCAATGGAAGAACCACAG CCGCAGCTCATTTATATtgaagaaaggggaaaagtcAACATAATGAAGGATTTTGATGAAAGAACTATATGGACAAGTGATCAAGTTCCTCTTATGGCTTCATATAATAAAG GAAAGATGCAACATTCCTTATGGGTTGCTGAAATCCATAGTTCAAACCTCGAAGAaaaagcttcttcttcctcggaCATAATTCCTGCTTGTGTTTTGCCCAAGAAGTTTTTGTTCCGTCGGATTTGGCAGGGAAAAGTTGCTCATACAGCTGCTTCTAAG GTTTTTCTGGCGACAGATGATGATACAGCTCCCATAATCTGTTTCCTTCTTCAAGGACAGAAGAAGTTGTTATCAGTGAGGCTTCAGACTATTGAAATTAACAATGAGATCCTTTTTGATGTCAAACCTGACATGAGCTGGAGTATTCCAGCTGTTTCAGCTGCACCGGTGACAGTAACACGCCCAGG GGTAAAACTGGGACTTCTACCTCATACAGATATTGTCGTTCTGGCTCCCGAGAACGCCATCCTTCTCTAT TCAGGGAAGCAATGCTTGTGTAGGTACTTGTTACCTTCTTCATTGGGTGAATCTCAACTTCCACATAATCTGAAGCTCTCGGAGAATGTGGCATTTGGATCTGATGTTAAGATTatcgggttagcagactctATTGAAGGGCGCATCAATGTGATTGTCAATAATGGAAAG ATTTTTCGATGTGCATTGCGCCGGAgcccttcttcctctttggtGAATGATTGCATAACAGCCATGGCTGAAGGCCTCTGCTCCAGTTCCTACAATCATTTTCTTGTGCTTCTTTGGGGTGATTCTGACTCTTCGTACTTATCAAAGTTTGACTCTAGTGTTGATTCAGAGTGGGACTCTTTCTGTAGCATTATGATGCGAATGTGTGGAAGATTTAAAGGTAGCTTGGCTGAGCATTCAGCTTCAGCGTCTTCGTCATCGTGGGAGTTCCTTATAAACAGCCAATTCCACAGAAATTATTGCAAAACCAACTCTTTTGCCAGTATTTTCTCTAGTGGCTCTCTTGATATTCAGGAATTGGGTCATCAACAATCAAGCATGGAAGCTAAACTCAGTGGAGAATCCTCATTTTATTCTGAGCTATTGACGAAGAGCTTAGAATCTCTGCATGCAGTATATGAATGCCTCAAACTGAATAATCTTCGCAAATG GGATCTGGAGCTTTTGTCTGGTCTTCTATGCAGTATTGCAAATTCTCTAGGGGAAAGAAGCTACATAGATCATTATGTTCGTGATTTTCCTGCTCTTGTCGAGAAGGTTGGAACTGGTCCAGACTCTCTATCCTGGAAAACTCCTCCCAGCCTGTTCAGATGGCTCGAGATCTCACTGCAACGTGGTTATAATTCTGCCGACATCAGTGATCTGCCATCTCTAGTTTGCAATGATGAAAGTTCAGTTGTGAGCTGGGCCAGAAAAATAGTCTCGTTTTATAGTTTATTGTCAGGTGCTGAACACGTTGGGAAGAAACTCTCTTCTGGAGTTTCTTGCAATATTGCTGCAGGCTCGTATTCCACCGGTGAGGAGCATACTGTTTTGGCAATGGTTGGGGAGAATTTTGGACTGCAGCAACTGGATAACCTGCCTTCTGGCATATCCCTTCCTTTGCGACAT GCATTGGACAAATGCCGAGAATCTCCTCCTACTGACTGGCCTGCTGCTGCTTACTTTCTTCTTGGTCGAGAAGATCTGGCATTTTCATGTTTGGCACACAATGGTGAACTTGAAACCTGGAACAATGCGAATCTTCTGTCTATGTCTACGCCCTACATGCTTCATTTGCACCCAGTTACAATTCCATCGACGGTTTCTGATCCGATTGGGCCTGACAGTGCAACCTTTGAGGATGCAGACTCCATTGACGGGTCTATGACAGATGGTATGGAGCATATCTTCACTGCCACCACTCAGTTACGATATGGTCGGGATTTGCGCTTAAATGAG GTAAGGCGCCTGTTGTGCTCTGCAAGACCAGTCGCTATTCAGACATCTGTTAACCCTAATGCCTCTGATCAGGATCTCCAGCAG GCCCAGCTCTGGCAATTAGCACAAAGGACCACTGCGCTTCCTTTTGGGCGGGGTGCATTTACTCTTGCGACGATTTTCACTCTCTTAACAGAG GCCTTTACTGTGCCAAAGCTTGTTTTGGCGGGTCGATTACCTGCCCAGCAAAATGCAACT GTCAATTTAGATCCCAATATAAGGAACATACTAGAGCTCAAGTCTTGGCCCGAATTCCATAATGCTGTAGCTGCTGGTCTAAGGTTGGCCCCTCTTCAG GGGAAAATGTCAAGAACATGGATTATTTATAACAAACCTAAAGAACCAAATGCTATACATGCTGGGCTTCTTCTTGCATTGGGATTGCATGGGTATCTCCGTGTTCTATTGATAACCGACATATACAAATATCTCGACCAG CAACATGAGAGCACCACCGTGGGGTTGATGCTTGGCCTAGCTGCTTCTTATAGAGGATCCATGCATCCGGCAATGTCAAAG GTTTTTTACCTTCACATACCTGCTAGGCTTCCTTCAACTTTTCCTGAACTGGAGTTACCGACTCTCTTGCAG TCAGCAGCACTCTTGTCGTTGGGACTACTTTATGAAGGATCATCACATCTAGAAATTATGCAAATGCTATCG GGTGAAATAGGCCGTGGAAGTGCAGGTGATAATGTGCATGAGAGGGAAGCTTATGCTGTTTCTTCGGGATTCTCATTGGGTCTTGTCGCATTGG GACGGGGGCTGGAAATGCTTGGATCTCTAGACAGTTTGCTTGACCGCTTGTTTTACTACATTGGTGGCAAAGAAGCACACAAT GAAAGATCTTATTCATCAGCACTATCAAATGATGAGCACAATCGTGGAGTTGGACAG ATGATGGATGTAGCTGCCGTCAATGTTCATGTCACGGCACCTGGGGCTATTGTTGCTCTGGCTTTAATGTATCTGAAG ACTGAATCCGAAACAATCTCATCAAGGCTCTCAATTCCTCATACATCTTATGATCTACAGCATGTAAGGCCTGACTTCATGATGCTGCGAGTAATTGCTCGAAATCTGATAATGTGGAGCAG AGTTTACCCGTCAAAGGAGTGGGTTCAATCACAAATTCCTGAAATAGTGAAAAATGGTGTTAAAAGCCTTGGAGATGACAATGAAGATCTCGAAGAAACAGATATTGATACCGCTGTCAAAGCTTATGTTAATGTAGTCACAGGGGCCTGTATATCTATCG GACTGAGGTTCGCTGGGACAAGGGATGGGCAAGCAGAGGAGTTACTTTATGAACATGCTGTCTACTTCCTAAATGAG ATCAAGACCGTCTGTTCTACAAGTGGAAGTACTTTCCCAAAGGGAATCTCACACTATATAGATCGGGGTACATTGGAAATTTGCCTTCACCTTACTGTCCTTTCGCTCTCTGTG GTTATGGCAGGTTCAGGACATCTACGAACACTACGCTTATTGAGATTCTTGCGTGGTAGGCATTCTGCAGATGGTCCCCCTAACTATGGAACGCAAATGACT ATAAGCTTAGCTATTGGTTTTTTGTTTCTTGGCGGAGGCATGCGCACATTCTCCACTAGCAACAGTGCGATTGCTGCTCTGCTGATCGCCTTGTATCCACGACTGCCTACTGGTCCAAATGATAACCGATGCCACCTACAG GCATTCAGGCACTTGTATGTACTCGCTGCTGAAGCTCGGTGGATTCAAACAGTTGATGTTGACACTGGTTTGCCTGTCTTTGCTCCTCTGGAAGTTACTGTAAAGGAAACTGAGCATTACTCTGAGACAAGCTATTGTGAAGTCACCCCTTGCATTCTGCCCGAACGAGCTACC TTGAAGTCCATTCGTGTTTGCGGTCCCCGATACTGGCCTCAAGTTATAAACCTTGTTCCTGAAG AGAGTCCGTGGTGGAGCCCTGGGTCCAGGCATGGCCCATTCAATTCAGGCATCCTTTATATTAAGCGGAAGGTTGGCGCTTGCTCATACATTGATGATCCTATAGGATGTCAATCCCTCTTGTCACGGGCAATGCACAAG GTTTTTGGTTTGAAAAACTCTAGGGCATATAACGCTAACAGAGGCGATGGTTATGTTTCTCTTGATCAGCTGGTCAGCACATTTTCCTCTGATCCTAGCTTAATTGCTTTCTCGCAACTATGCTGTGACCCGTCATGGAATAGCAG ATCGGATGATGATTTCCATGAATTTTGCTTACAAGTCTTGTTTGAGTGCATGAGCAAGGACAGACCAGCCCTTTTGCAG GTATATATATCTCTGTAcacagctattggatccatagGTGATTTTATTATTGGAGAAGCTCCTGTATCTGCTGAGACATTGTCCGTCTCCAGTTTGAAG CTTGCTTTGACGTACAGTGAGGCTCTGTTAAGTGGAAGCCTGGCCACTCCCAAAGGCAGCATCGTTCAGTCTGTCTTTGTCGGATCCCTCCGGAAACGATTAGAGGATCTCTTTCTCTGTTCTACCAGCTTGAGGGATGATCTCGCTGCTTATTTGAAATCAGGAAGGTGGCCTTCCACGGAGAGGAGGGCAGTGATCCTTTCCTTGTACCTGCAGTGGTTCGGCGTGCCCACTCCATCTGTGATAGGGAAAGTTGCCGAGAGAATTAAGCCTGTGAGGAAGATCTCCCGGTCTTCAGTTGCATTATTGAGACTGTTATTGCCGACGACTCATGTCACTGCAATCAAGGAAATAGACGAGCTCCTATGTTCCTTCTGA
- the LOC116195511 gene encoding anaphase-promoting complex subunit 1 isoform X3, whose amino-acid sequence MPPGVRELTVLGEFRPFALIAEALDGKPLDDPADKYDYFLFDPQTVREDPDSGPDASTSGQCDHELFIRGNKIIWSTGSRVHKRFTLSSTVIMACWGRFSQKSEALLCVLQIESLAIYSISGQVVEIPLPRTITSIWPLPCGLLLQQAAEGDFSTSVPSTSSSLSFGASEISRLRKETGQSPQNHYFLSGFDNMVKGNTALSSSHVILKNPMEEPQPQLIYIEERGKVNIMKDFDERTIWTSDQVPLMASYNKGKMQHSLWVAEIHSSNLEEKASSSSDIIPACVLPKKFLFRRIWQGKVAHTAASKVFLATDDDTAPIICFLLQGQKKLLSVRLQTIEINNEILFDVKPDMSWSIPAVSAAPVTVTRPGVKLGLLPHTDIVVLAPENAILLYSGKQCLCRYLLPSSLGESQLPHNLKLSENVAFGSDVKIIGLADSIEGRINVIVNNGKIFRCALRRSPSSSLVNDCITAMAEGLCSSSYNHFLVLLWGDSDSSYLSKFDSSVDSEWDSFCSIMMRMCGRFKGSLAEHSASASSSSWEFLINSQFHRNYCKTNSFASIFSSGSLDIQELGHQQSSMEAKLSGESSFYSELLTKSLESLHAVYECLKLNNLRKWDLELLSGLLCSIANSLGERSYIDHYVRDFPALVEKVGTGPDSLSWKTPPSLFRWLEISLQRGYNSADISDLPSLVCNDESSVVSWARKIVSFYSLLSGAEHVGKKLSSGVSCNIAAGSYSTGEEHTVLAMVGENFGLQQLDNLPSGISLPLRHALDKCRESPPTDWPAAAYFLLGREDLAFSCLAHNGELETWNNANLLSMSTPYMLHLHPVTIPSTVSDPIGPDSATFEDADSIDGSMTDGMEHIFTATTQLRYGRDLRLNEVRRLLCSARPVAIQTSVNPNASDQDLQQAQLWQLAQRTTALPFGRGAFTLATIFTLLTEAFTVPKLVLAGRLPAQQNATGKMSRTWIIYNKPKEPNAIHAGLLLALGLHGYLRVLLITDIYKYLDQQHESTTVGLMLGLAASYRGSMHPAMSKVFYLHIPARLPSTFPELELPTLLQSAALLSLGLLYEGSSHLEIMQMLSGEIGRGSAGDNVHEREAYAVSSGFSLGLVALGRGLEMLGSLDSLLDRLFYYIGGKEAHNERSYSSALSNDEHNRGVGQMMDVAAVNVHVTAPGAIVALALMYLKTESETISSRLSIPHTSYDLQHVRPDFMMLRVIARNLIMWSRVYPSKEWVQSQIPEIVKNGVKSLGDDNEDLEETDIDTAVKAYVNVVTGACISIGLRFAGTRDGQAEELLYEHAVYFLNEIKTVCSTSGSTFPKGISHYIDRGTLEICLHLTVLSLSVVMAGSGHLRTLRLLRFLRGRHSADGPPNYGTQMTISLAIGFLFLGGGMRTFSTSNSAIAALLIALYPRLPTGPNDNRCHLQAFRHLYVLAAEARWIQTVDVDTGLPVFAPLEVTVKETEHYSETSYCEVTPCILPERATLKSIRVCGPRYWPQVINLVPEESPWWSPGSRHGPFNSGILYIKRKVGACSYIDDPIGCQSLLSRAMHKVFGLKNSRAYNANRGDGYVSLDQLVSTFSSDPSLIAFSQLCCDPSWNSRSDDDFHEFCLQVLFECMSKDRPALLQVYISLYTAIGSIGDFIIGEAPVSAETLSVSSLKLALTYSEALLSGSLATPKGSIVQSVFVGSLRKRLEDLFLCSTSLRDDLAAYLKSGRWPSTERRAVILSLYLQWFGVPTPSVIGKVAERIKPVRKISRSSVALLRLLLPTTHVTAIKEIDELLCSF is encoded by the exons ATGCCGCCGGGAGTCCGGGAGCTCACGGTGCTGGGCGAGTTCCGGCCGTTCGCCTTGATTGCCGAAGCTCTCGATGGCAAGCCTCTCGACGACCCTGCCGACAAGTACGATTACTTCCTCTTCGATCCCCAGACCGTCCGGGAGGATCCCGACTCCGGCCCTGATGCCTCCACGAGCGGCCAGTGTGACCATGAGCTCTTCATTAGGGGGAACAA GATTATATGGAGTACTGGTTCACGAGTGCATAAAAGATTCACCCTATCATCTACTGTCATCATG GCATGTTGGGGTCGATTCAGTCAAAAATCAGAAGCCCTTCTTTGCGTCTTGCAAATTGAATCCTTGGCAATCTACAGTATTTCAG GTCAAGTTGTGGAGATCCCGCTGCCTCGTACCATCACATCAATTTGGCCTCTTCCATGCGGTTTGCTTCTACAACAAGCAGCTGAAGGAGATTTCTCAACAAGTGTTCCTAGCACATCTTCCAGTCTTTCATTTGGTGCTTCTGAAATATCCCGCCTTAGAAAAGAAACGGGACAAAGTCctcaaaatcattattttctgaGTGGGTTTGATAATATGGTGAAGGGAAATACAGCCCTGTCGTCATCTCATGTAATTCTAAAGAATCCAATGGAAGAACCACAG CCGCAGCTCATTTATATtgaagaaaggggaaaagtcAACATAATGAAGGATTTTGATGAAAGAACTATATGGACAAGTGATCAAGTTCCTCTTATGGCTTCATATAATAAAG GAAAGATGCAACATTCCTTATGGGTTGCTGAAATCCATAGTTCAAACCTCGAAGAaaaagcttcttcttcctcggaCATAATTCCTGCTTGTGTTTTGCCCAAGAAGTTTTTGTTCCGTCGGATTTGGCAGGGAAAAGTTGCTCATACAGCTGCTTCTAAG GTTTTTCTGGCGACAGATGATGATACAGCTCCCATAATCTGTTTCCTTCTTCAAGGACAGAAGAAGTTGTTATCAGTGAGGCTTCAGACTATTGAAATTAACAATGAGATCCTTTTTGATGTCAAACCTGACATGAGCTGGAGTATTCCAGCTGTTTCAGCTGCACCGGTGACAGTAACACGCCCAGG GGTAAAACTGGGACTTCTACCTCATACAGATATTGTCGTTCTGGCTCCCGAGAACGCCATCCTTCTCTAT TCAGGGAAGCAATGCTTGTGTAGGTACTTGTTACCTTCTTCATTGGGTGAATCTCAACTTCCACATAATCTGAAGCTCTCGGAGAATGTGGCATTTGGATCTGATGTTAAGATTatcgggttagcagactctATTGAAGGGCGCATCAATGTGATTGTCAATAATGGAAAG ATTTTTCGATGTGCATTGCGCCGGAgcccttcttcctctttggtGAATGATTGCATAACAGCCATGGCTGAAGGCCTCTGCTCCAGTTCCTACAATCATTTTCTTGTGCTTCTTTGGGGTGATTCTGACTCTTCGTACTTATCAAAGTTTGACTCTAGTGTTGATTCAGAGTGGGACTCTTTCTGTAGCATTATGATGCGAATGTGTGGAAGATTTAAAGGTAGCTTGGCTGAGCATTCAGCTTCAGCGTCTTCGTCATCGTGGGAGTTCCTTATAAACAGCCAATTCCACAGAAATTATTGCAAAACCAACTCTTTTGCCAGTATTTTCTCTAGTGGCTCTCTTGATATTCAGGAATTGGGTCATCAACAATCAAGCATGGAAGCTAAACTCAGTGGAGAATCCTCATTTTATTCTGAGCTATTGACGAAGAGCTTAGAATCTCTGCATGCAGTATATGAATGCCTCAAACTGAATAATCTTCGCAAATG GGATCTGGAGCTTTTGTCTGGTCTTCTATGCAGTATTGCAAATTCTCTAGGGGAAAGAAGCTACATAGATCATTATGTTCGTGATTTTCCTGCTCTTGTCGAGAAGGTTGGAACTGGTCCAGACTCTCTATCCTGGAAAACTCCTCCCAGCCTGTTCAGATGGCTCGAGATCTCACTGCAACGTGGTTATAATTCTGCCGACATCAGTGATCTGCCATCTCTAGTTTGCAATGATGAAAGTTCAGTTGTGAGCTGGGCCAGAAAAATAGTCTCGTTTTATAGTTTATTGTCAGGTGCTGAACACGTTGGGAAGAAACTCTCTTCTGGAGTTTCTTGCAATATTGCTGCAGGCTCGTATTCCACCGGTGAGGAGCATACTGTTTTGGCAATGGTTGGGGAGAATTTTGGACTGCAGCAACTGGATAACCTGCCTTCTGGCATATCCCTTCCTTTGCGACAT GCATTGGACAAATGCCGAGAATCTCCTCCTACTGACTGGCCTGCTGCTGCTTACTTTCTTCTTGGTCGAGAAGATCTGGCATTTTCATGTTTGGCACACAATGGTGAACTTGAAACCTGGAACAATGCGAATCTTCTGTCTATGTCTACGCCCTACATGCTTCATTTGCACCCAGTTACAATTCCATCGACGGTTTCTGATCCGATTGGGCCTGACAGTGCAACCTTTGAGGATGCAGACTCCATTGACGGGTCTATGACAGATGGTATGGAGCATATCTTCACTGCCACCACTCAGTTACGATATGGTCGGGATTTGCGCTTAAATGAG GTAAGGCGCCTGTTGTGCTCTGCAAGACCAGTCGCTATTCAGACATCTGTTAACCCTAATGCCTCTGATCAGGATCTCCAGCAG GCCCAGCTCTGGCAATTAGCACAAAGGACCACTGCGCTTCCTTTTGGGCGGGGTGCATTTACTCTTGCGACGATTTTCACTCTCTTAACAGAG GCCTTTACTGTGCCAAAGCTTGTTTTGGCGGGTCGATTACCTGCCCAGCAAAATGCAACT GGGAAAATGTCAAGAACATGGATTATTTATAACAAACCTAAAGAACCAAATGCTATACATGCTGGGCTTCTTCTTGCATTGGGATTGCATGGGTATCTCCGTGTTCTATTGATAACCGACATATACAAATATCTCGACCAG CAACATGAGAGCACCACCGTGGGGTTGATGCTTGGCCTAGCTGCTTCTTATAGAGGATCCATGCATCCGGCAATGTCAAAG GTTTTTTACCTTCACATACCTGCTAGGCTTCCTTCAACTTTTCCTGAACTGGAGTTACCGACTCTCTTGCAG TCAGCAGCACTCTTGTCGTTGGGACTACTTTATGAAGGATCATCACATCTAGAAATTATGCAAATGCTATCG GGTGAAATAGGCCGTGGAAGTGCAGGTGATAATGTGCATGAGAGGGAAGCTTATGCTGTTTCTTCGGGATTCTCATTGGGTCTTGTCGCATTGG GACGGGGGCTGGAAATGCTTGGATCTCTAGACAGTTTGCTTGACCGCTTGTTTTACTACATTGGTGGCAAAGAAGCACACAAT GAAAGATCTTATTCATCAGCACTATCAAATGATGAGCACAATCGTGGAGTTGGACAG ATGATGGATGTAGCTGCCGTCAATGTTCATGTCACGGCACCTGGGGCTATTGTTGCTCTGGCTTTAATGTATCTGAAG ACTGAATCCGAAACAATCTCATCAAGGCTCTCAATTCCTCATACATCTTATGATCTACAGCATGTAAGGCCTGACTTCATGATGCTGCGAGTAATTGCTCGAAATCTGATAATGTGGAGCAG AGTTTACCCGTCAAAGGAGTGGGTTCAATCACAAATTCCTGAAATAGTGAAAAATGGTGTTAAAAGCCTTGGAGATGACAATGAAGATCTCGAAGAAACAGATATTGATACCGCTGTCAAAGCTTATGTTAATGTAGTCACAGGGGCCTGTATATCTATCG GACTGAGGTTCGCTGGGACAAGGGATGGGCAAGCAGAGGAGTTACTTTATGAACATGCTGTCTACTTCCTAAATGAG ATCAAGACCGTCTGTTCTACAAGTGGAAGTACTTTCCCAAAGGGAATCTCACACTATATAGATCGGGGTACATTGGAAATTTGCCTTCACCTTACTGTCCTTTCGCTCTCTGTG GTTATGGCAGGTTCAGGACATCTACGAACACTACGCTTATTGAGATTCTTGCGTGGTAGGCATTCTGCAGATGGTCCCCCTAACTATGGAACGCAAATGACT ATAAGCTTAGCTATTGGTTTTTTGTTTCTTGGCGGAGGCATGCGCACATTCTCCACTAGCAACAGTGCGATTGCTGCTCTGCTGATCGCCTTGTATCCACGACTGCCTACTGGTCCAAATGATAACCGATGCCACCTACAG GCATTCAGGCACTTGTATGTACTCGCTGCTGAAGCTCGGTGGATTCAAACAGTTGATGTTGACACTGGTTTGCCTGTCTTTGCTCCTCTGGAAGTTACTGTAAAGGAAACTGAGCATTACTCTGAGACAAGCTATTGTGAAGTCACCCCTTGCATTCTGCCCGAACGAGCTACC TTGAAGTCCATTCGTGTTTGCGGTCCCCGATACTGGCCTCAAGTTATAAACCTTGTTCCTGAAG AGAGTCCGTGGTGGAGCCCTGGGTCCAGGCATGGCCCATTCAATTCAGGCATCCTTTATATTAAGCGGAAGGTTGGCGCTTGCTCATACATTGATGATCCTATAGGATGTCAATCCCTCTTGTCACGGGCAATGCACAAG GTTTTTGGTTTGAAAAACTCTAGGGCATATAACGCTAACAGAGGCGATGGTTATGTTTCTCTTGATCAGCTGGTCAGCACATTTTCCTCTGATCCTAGCTTAATTGCTTTCTCGCAACTATGCTGTGACCCGTCATGGAATAGCAG ATCGGATGATGATTTCCATGAATTTTGCTTACAAGTCTTGTTTGAGTGCATGAGCAAGGACAGACCAGCCCTTTTGCAG GTATATATATCTCTGTAcacagctattggatccatagGTGATTTTATTATTGGAGAAGCTCCTGTATCTGCTGAGACATTGTCCGTCTCCAGTTTGAAG CTTGCTTTGACGTACAGTGAGGCTCTGTTAAGTGGAAGCCTGGCCACTCCCAAAGGCAGCATCGTTCAGTCTGTCTTTGTCGGATCCCTCCGGAAACGATTAGAGGATCTCTTTCTCTGTTCTACCAGCTTGAGGGATGATCTCGCTGCTTATTTGAAATCAGGAAGGTGGCCTTCCACGGAGAGGAGGGCAGTGATCCTTTCCTTGTACCTGCAGTGGTTCGGCGTGCCCACTCCATCTGTGATAGGGAAAGTTGCCGAGAGAATTAAGCCTGTGAGGAAGATCTCCCGGTCTTCAGTTGCATTATTGAGACTGTTATTGCCGACGACTCATGTCACTGCAATCAAGGAAATAGACGAGCTCCTATGTTCCTTCTGA